The DNA segment AGATTTCTTTTTGACCATATTTCTTCCAAGTGAAACCATCTTCGGGGGGAGTATCCGTGTTACCCTGAGGAGCAGCTATCCTTTTCACTACTCTGTCTGGTTCATTCTTCCTGTGGTTAATTTAATTGAGTAAAATATTAGGGAAAAAACTTAGGGAAAAAAAtcctatattattttaaaatatgcttTCTATAAATTTGTACACTATATAAatatctataaatagatatctgaTTTTCATCTGTCCCGAAGTCTTCTTTTAGTTTGTGATTGCATGCATGTTTGCTtctaataatatatacatgcattaaaattgTCAGGGAATCAATCATATGCAAGTCacgaatttttaatttttttatgaaaatggaTTGTAAATAACTTTCATTACAAAGATAATATTATATAGTTTCCAACAAATTAATTATGCTGCATGCAGCTTAAACTTTAGCAAAAAACTTTTAAATGTATTAaactaaaatcataatttatttgtaAAGACATGCATAAAGAACCGTGTATATGTAAGGATTTAGATCTTTTACTGCGTTGAATATACAACATCAAGTGCTGTGCATTTTTTATACGAGATGATCACATGATCATCTCGTTTAATctgacaatttttttaatttatctcaTATGATGTGATGTCCACAAGATGATCATGTaatcatctcgtgtaaaaagtACACAATATCAAGTGCTGTATTTTCAACACAGTAAAGTATCGCCATCCGTATATCTAAGGGAGAATAGGTAGGTACgtgttaaatataattttacaaAGGAAGTGATTATAAATAATCGAATAAAAGTACTGTACAtgcatattattaatattttggaaaaattaaGGTTTCTCACCTCGACCCTTGTCTCTGAGAAGAAGTGGCTGCGCTGAAATCCAATGTAGTCTCACCGCCAATTCCTCCACTCGAACCACCCGTAATATCCCCTCCAACGCCGCCGCGCATTTCACCGAACATCAACTCCAAGCCCAGCTGCCGCCGCTGCCGCTCATCATGAAGGAACATTCCTTTCATTTCACTGCTCTCCGGCAGGTCATCGAGGCGTTTAACATACGCGCTTCCACCTTCTGGGATTGCAGGTTGAGAATCAAGCGAAGCCATTGCATGCTCTCGACTTCCCCCTCCAATCTCGAACCCATGCAGCTCTTGAACACCAATTTGCCCCACATAAAGGACTCTTTCCTTCACATTGCTGAATACAGAGACTATTTCTTCACATGATTTCACCAGAATATCTGGTTGGTTTACTAAAATTGGCAAGTTCTGTTCAAGAATTGTAGCCAAATTACACCCACGTAAAACCATTGATTTTAAGCTATCGTCCATCTGCAGTACTTTGGATTAATCTTtttctctttgtttttttttttttttctcgatcTCTGTATTTGGATTTGAAAAACATATCTGTGATCCAGTGTATAAATAATATGAGAGGGAAAAAGGGTCCACGCAGTTTGCTTCTGGGTTGCTGCCTCAGGAAATTGAACCAAATATTCAAAGTATTCACATGTGTTCAATACGCAAGAAGCAGTAAGAAATCATGACTGGGTCATTGGTCATTATTTCTTGGGCCATTTTCATAGTCCTTCCTAGGGAGTCCACGAGAAGACTCGGCTTCCAATCAAAAGTGTGCCCCAATAAAATGCTACAAATATCCAGCTAATAATAAAGACCAGTTTCCAAGCTCGAGAGGCTGGATATACAACTCGTTAGGTAGGTGGGTAGTACACACTCGTGGCTTTACCagctatttttttattatttttaattttaatattcgatgtattaacatattatcaaGAGATGTATCATCTCGAAAGATTTGGCTGATGAATGATATATCCCACTTTATGAACTACTCtttattagttttaatattCAATGTAGGATATTTGTAACAAATTGTCAAGTAAATGTCATCCCAAATAATAGTTTTCAACAAAAAGATATAAATAGTAAAGTAGATTTCATcgtcattaaaaataaaagaatattacCTAATAAATTCTCATCCAAATAAGTGTCCCCAAATTGAATTACATATTACATACTTTCAATTAAATGAAACCAAAGTTCCCAAAAAAGAAGAGAATTTTGCGAGTGAAATATCCAAAAGCATTTTTAAGGTGGGTTACTCGTAATCAAACAATAGAAGTcagctttattttatttttccttcttCCTTGTAACTTCGTGCATGAATGTCCTCGTCAACACAGACTGAGAATAAACCACTCATATCGCAGCCTAGATTATTTCAAAGTTATTGGTACAGATAATGAAGTACATTTATTGTAAAGACAACTGTgaagtattatttatttttttttttttgcatttgtcATTGTCATCCATATTGTATACAGGTGGAGATGGAGTTGGTGATGACTAAGGATGTTTGTCTCCGTCGCATGCTTTCGACTAACGAAAATCGATATGAACTTAAtgtaacttaatttttttttttagctctAGCTTTATTTATGAACTTAAATATAGTTTTGCATGAGACCCGGGGCTTGAATCTATNNNNNNNNNNNNNNNNaaaatatatatatatatatatatatatatatagttttgcaTGAGCATGTACACGTACAATAAGCAAGAACTCAACCGGATCGAAGTTGCTGCTTGAATGTTTCCATAAGCATCTAAAAGATGGACATGTTCAAATGTAGACATGGTGAAGTTTTTTATACAGGGTTCGATCTAAATTATCTATCATACATGAGCCAATATACAAAACCACATTTCTCGAAAAGCTTGTCGATTTTGAAGAACCTAGATGTGGGTAGAAGCTCGGTAGTTGTGTGTGGCAAGTGCGCGATTTTCAAATCACGTAAAGATTCGAGTATCATATTTTGATCACGATGAGCCATTTGTAACCATGCAGCACCGCAGGAAATGATACTCGTACAGACCCAACAATCTCATTCAGCAACTGCTCCAACAATTCTAGAACCAAAACCCGCAAGCAAGTGCTGGTCCAAGACTGATCACCACCACAAAACGCCTGAAGATTACACACCTCATCCTGGCTCAAATAATATCTCACCTGCTTCCATACTAATGTCCTTATTCATGCAACTCTTAAGATCATCGAGCgtctcataaatcataactgtACTAAGAGATGACGAATCCCCTGAGTAGAAAACATCAACCTTATTTTTCACTTCAATCCAACTGCATCCAGGGATCTTCGTCAGTCCTTTCTCCCTTATCAATGCTCTCAAATTCACAGCTTTTCCCTACAGTCCAGTATTTATATACAAGTTTAACAGTTGAATATAATTGTTGCCTCGTTTTAAATCTATTTTGACGAGGTTTCTGGATGCAAACTCACCGAGCTCAACATTGCAATGAACTCTACAAGAAGACAACAAAGATAGCCAAGCGCCTCTGCCAGGAGTTATTGtcatattttttaatcaaattataagCATTGTATAAGCGTCCAGCACGTCCTAGGAGGTCTACCATATTAACATAGAGCTCCATTTTAATCTCAATTTTGTATTATTTCATGGATTGAAATACTTTCAGACCACCTTGAACAAATCCACAGTGATTGCAAGAGGAAATCAAGGAGAAAAACGTTATTCCAACAGGTTCGATTCCCGAATTTCCCATCTCATGAAAAAAATTGATGGCCTTATGACATTCACTGTGTGATCCAAAACCAGCAATAATCGAATTCCATGCCACAAGATTTCTTTTCAACATGTTATTGAACATGTTTTGTGCGTAGTTCAGGCATCCACACTTGATATACATGTTCATTCACTCATTGTCAACTTGAATATCTTCAGGAATCTGGAGTTGTATATGGTAACCATGTACGACATTTGAGCAATGCTGCCATTGATGAAACTGCAGGAAGAACAGTGGTGATTGATACAAAATCTGGGAACAAGCCATGCTGCAGAATTTGAGAAAGAAGACTGGTGGAGATATCAGGGAGGCCATTCTGGTAACAGCATGATAGCAAATAATTCCAAACAACCAAATTCTTCAGCGAGACATTTGAATACACCCTTTTAGCAATATCTGGCAGTCCACGTCGAGAATAAAAATCAATCAGAGAGCTACCCgcaaaaaaattcaagttcaATCCTTTCTTTATGGATAATCCATGAACACAGAAACCAAGTATTTCATCATTGAGTCCTGTGCAAGCAATAATTACAGTTGCTATTATGTTTGCATCTGGCTTCAACCATTAGATTCCATTGCTTTATATAAATCTACTACTTCCGGGTATTTCCTATCTTCAGATGTCCCTGACATCAAAGAGCCCCCAAGCTACAAAGTCCTTTGCCTTCATTCCACAGAAAACATTGTGTGCGTCCTTTGGACACCCAAGTTTCTGAGTAGATTGTCAAAATAGCACTTTGTACGGTCAGACTCTCcgtattggtttttttttttatcaattcgCCATGAATCGACGCCCAAATAAGGTTTTCCAATCATATTGCATGCCACCAGTCCAACCATTCTAAAGCGCATCTTACTGTAGATATGTAAAGCATCATTTGCGCTgccatcatttaaaatatgctGAGGTCATGCTATCCCATATTTTCATCTCTTTATCCTCTACCATATAAAACACTCTCTCTGCATCTTTAAGGAGTCCACACTTGGAGTAAAAGGTTATGAGAGAAGTGCTGACAAAAGGGTCTTTCTCAAAACCCACCATAACAGCATCACTGTGTATCTGACAACCATTTCCTATATCGTCACTCTGTGAGCAAGCTGTCAGCACACTGGAAAAAGCGGTGGATCCCAGCTCAAGACTCACACTCTTTGCTAGCGATTCAATCCATTTCTCCAAAATCCATTGATCATTGCATTTCAAGCAGCTATATTGCACTTGTTTTCCCACTTCTCAAACACATACCAAGCATCCATTGGCATGTTAAAATTCGAATATATATGGATCATGGCAGTAACTACAAAAGGGTCTATCGTCATAAGCGTTTCTCATCACATAGGCATGAATTTCTGTCCCACAAACAATATCCAAAATATGGTTACACAATCCGAGAAGAATGCACAACGTGTCGCAGATCCCATTTTTAAGAAGCCTGTCAATGATATAATTCCACAGAACCACATCCCGAACAGAAATTTTACGTTGGGACACAATGTCAAACAGGTTTACTGCACTCCTGAGCCACCCACATTTCATATACATATCGAGAAGTGAAGTTGTGAGGAAAGGCTGATATTGAAGACCCATTTTGATAATCATCGAAAGAAGAAATCCACCGTAAAGTACATTTGAAAGATAAGCACATGCCTTGAGAACAGAAGGGAATGCGAATTTTGAAGTTTTGATCGGAAAATTGGGTTATTTAGAGAATAACTGAAGGGCTTCAAGATACAGGACCTGTTGAACCAAGGTTTTGGCTTTTCCGTTAACACGACGCGATAATGGATTGGCCTCGAAATTGAAATTTTCCGAGAAATCATCATCGGTGATACCCTCGTAACAGCCCGGGTTAGGGATAATCCGGAAAACTAAATGGATATACAAAATCAGAATCAATATGCATAATACTCGAGAAATGCACCACTAGAATGCATTTAGTATAGGCTATCTTATGCTTGACAATCATTCTTTtgagaagtcatcagaagcagGTAATGGACAGCCACCTTACCAGTTACCATACTTAATAGGTGGCACTGAAAACAAGACAGTGATGAGATcttataaatagcaggtatcaatctcatttacagattctgaaatTTTCAACTTTCAAGCACTTACATATATTCACACaagtcatttttatttttcttcaccTATTAACTTAACcatcggagtggtcacgccgAACACCCTTCCGACGCTCATTCACGAGTTCCTCTACTTGTTTACATGTCACGGTGGAAGCCATTTCTTACTCATTTTCCTTGAACATAATTCTCTCAATTGCAACTACCCACGTATTTCATACCCCATTCACCCGGATAACATCACATGATATTCATAAAATTTCCATGCGCGGGTATTGTCTAGACTTGCATTGTCAATAGCTAAATCCGTACAGAAACTTGTGAACCGTGTATCCAATTAAGGTTCAGTCCAAAACATACAGAGTTTCTTGCAATCGTGAACTCTGGGAAAAGCGAGCAATTAACGCTTTGTTGTGTACAGTTTGATTTTAACTACACATTTATATGGAGTCAATGAGTTTGATAATGTCTCAAATTAAACAGATAAGCATATTACAATCGATCTTATTCAAAATTTGCTGAGGTCTATTTTTTGTTCATAACGAACAGGTAAAGGTCCGTCCAACCGTGCCTGACGTTGTTCGTTCGAATAAAAATTGAACTTCGGCGTCGTCGAATCTGCATTTCATCTCTACTTAACTGGGTTCCGTTTGAGTTATCTTTGCTGAATTGAAGTGGAATATCTACCGGGCCTGTTGTTTCTTCCGACAGACTTCATTTAAGTTTATTCGAAATTTTTATTTCGATTCTTACTAAAATTGTAGCAAGTTTGTACATAATTTCCCGGAAGGAACATCTAACCCTagttaaaataccaaaaaaacaATGACCAAATCCCAGTTCGAATAATTAGCAACAATGTCAGTTTTCCCTGGACATCAGGAAGTTGCAAGTTGAATAAATGGAAGCAGCAGCAGCTCCGATAGCTAAATCTTTCTCATAATTATCAGCTCCCTCATATCTGCATTTTAAACTATTGAGACATAGATGGTCTAAACTAGAATAATCACGTGCATTCAACTTACTGAAAATCTAAGTTGTCTTGTAAAAATTTACCTGCTGTCATTTCCTAGAGGATGCATCAGTTGTGAAGAACCAAACAAACCACTTTCACAATGAAACTGCATTGCCTTCACTCCATTTAACCAACTCTCctgataaaattcataattaaattttttatagatATTACTTTGCCGGCCATGATTAGTAATAGAAATTAGAAATAGAAAGTAAAATATACGAGAAGTgataatattgaataatttgatcAAATGGTTTCAAGAAAAGTTCAAGTTTTAGACAATTTGCACCAGTGACACAAAAAATGAAATCAAGAATTGCTGGTATGTGGCCCAGCTGAGTAATCAATCAGTAGGCAAATTTGTTCAACTGTAAATAACACCGGATGTTTTAAGATAGTTTCTCAAAATTGATCATTAGCGGTAAAGATCATAAAGTGGTGGGAGATACTAAACAGTATGTGCAAAAAGAAAGATTATGGTAGCTATAATTAACTTCACTAGAAGGTATTAAACATGATTTAAGTACTTTGAGAATCACTGAAAGTTCGAATAAAggataatatattttgtgataacTGTAACGCAACAGAAGCCAGGCAAGTTTGCAGAGCATGAAACCAAGTCTAAGATGAAAAACTCAGACACCAATTCAAACAATAGATTATACACAGATTTTTCTAGCTATAAACACCATGAGAAACTCACCAGATGACCTTCTTCTTCAGAAAGAGCTTTATCCATCACTTCAAAATGTTTGAACCATCTATCACGGTGTGCTTCAGCAGTTGCTTTGTTGCAAATGGTAGATTCTTTTGTCGTATATGATTCTTTCTCATCGTTAGCGGTAAATTCTCTCGATAATAGGTGAGGTAAAACAGTTTGAATTACATCCCGAACTCTTTGTTTACTTTGACTTAGTGCTGCAAGGCGCCCTCTGATGTCTTGATTGAGAAGCTCCAACCATTGAGAAGCTACATTAGCAGCTGAAATCATACAAATGGACATGTTAgctctaaaaaattatttattgttgGTAGTGTCTGTTACCATATAAAAGTGTAACATAGAAATTTACGCATCTtctcatattttaaatcattttttccAATTATGCACTACCAAAACTGAAAGAATCAAGTGCAAAGGAAAGGGACAATGTAACAACCTTTGACAGAGAGGGAAGCTACACTGGTAGAGTTCGCCGACTCCTCATTAGACAAAGAGGCAGTTTTCTCTGACTCGATGGATGCTGATGATGATAACTTCAGAACAAGTGCATCATCCACATTCTTAATGCTGGATTGTGATGGCGACCCTGTAAAAATTCTTGTCTTTCCCATGTATGAATCCCCACCACCTCTTTTGGCATCAGAGCTTAAAGAAATTGATTTGGAACACACATGAAAGTCCCGAATTTGCTTACTTCTTGACAAAATTTCTCCTTGTTTGAGACCAGATCGACTTACTTTTGCACTATTTACATCTTTTGTACCGGTACCAGCTTTGCTTATATCATCTTGCTCGCTTCCATATTGTGGATTATCTGTTCTGGCAAACTTTGTGACGGCTTCTATAATAGAATGAACCTGTTTTGTGTTTCTCACATGATTAATGATACCGGGATTCAGCCCATTAAGCAAACCACTAGGAGCAGCAGCCCGTGCAAACCTATCAATCTGTTCTTTTTTCGCAATTTCTAACTTCCTCTTAAGCACATCATTTTTGCTCTTCCTCCCACGTGGTTTTGGTACTCGAAATGTCATTTGCTTATCCCCATATGAAGCAAGCATACAATCATTCTGTTTGACctttttacattttctagttGAATCATTTTCCTCCAGTGGACCTACAGAACTTCCACTCTCAAAATCTTCCCTTTGATTCAAAAGATTGTAATTCTTATAAGGATAAAAAGGGTCACTGTTATTTGAACTTGAACCATCATCAATATTTAGATTTAAAATGAACCCTTTGGCCTTAGAAAAACCATCTTTACACACCATTTCCTCTTTGTCAGAGGCAGGGCGTTTGCAGAATTCTCGGATACACGATGTAGCATCATCATTGGTCAAACTTTTAGCGGCACCAACAGTTGCACTAAGATCAAGTCCACTTGAATCAGGATTGGCATCCAGTTGTGCAGCTTCAGCtacaaaaaatttgtttttcagcTTTTCTCAAGTGTAACTGGATCtctgttttaaaatatttatcaagatTTTTCCGGAAAACATGATACAAAAGAAACAGCAACCTCACAATAATAAACAGAACAGGGGATGCTTTTGTTCTCATTCCAATGCATGGTCAGGAAAGGTGCCATAACAGGTTAAAAATCAGAATGTTCAACTAAGGTGATTAGAACTCTGCTTAGTGCAGAGCTAAAAGTTATTTAACTGCTACTGAACTACTAGCTTCTAAAAGCACAAATAATTTTGTATTTGGAAATAAAACTTTTTTAAtgtgaacttttaaaaataaagcgAGTTCTTGGTTCCAACTTC comes from the Primulina huaijiensis isolate GDHJ02 chromosome 8, ASM1229523v2, whole genome shotgun sequence genome and includes:
- the LOC140982146 gene encoding pentatricopeptide repeat-containing protein At2g40720-like — its product is MASTVTCKQVEELVNERRKGVRRDHSDVFRIIPNPGCYEGITDDDFSENFNFEANPLSRRVNGKAKTLVQQACAYLSNVLYGGFLLSMIIKMGLQYQPFLTTSLLDMYMKCGWLRSAVNLFDIVSQRKISVRDVVLWNYIIDRLLKNGICDTLCILLGLCNHILDIVCGTEIHAYVMRNAYDDRPFLGKQVQYSCLKCNDQWILEKWIESLAKSVSLELGSTAFSSVLTACSQSDDIGNGCQIHSDAVMVGFEKDPFVSTSLITFYSKCGLLKDAERVFYMPDANIIATVIIACTGLNDEILGFCVHGLSIKKGLNLNFFAGSSLIDFYSRRGLPDIAKRVYSNVSLKNLVVWNYLLSCCYQNGLPDISTSLLSQILQHGLFPDFVSITTVLPAVSSMAALLKCRTWLPYTTPDS
- the LOC140982523 gene encoding uncharacterized protein yields the protein METLEASENSRKTMKMKDLESVFGSPAEAAQLDANPDSSGLDLSATVGAAKSLTNDDATSCIREFCKRPASDKEEMVCKDGFSKAKGFILNLNIDDGSSSNNSDPFYPYKNYNLLNQREDFESGSSVGPLEENDSTRKCKKVKQNDCMLASYGDKQMTFRVPKPRGRKSKNDVLKRKLEIAKKEQIDRFARAAAPSGLLNGLNPGIINHVRNTKQVHSIIEAVTKFARTDNPQYGSEQDDISKAGTGTKDVNSAKVSRSGLKQGEILSRSKQIRDFHVCSKSISLSSDAKRGGGDSYMGKTRIFTGSPSQSSIKNVDDALVLKLSSSASIESEKTASLSNEESANSTSVASLSVKAANVASQWLELLNQDIRGRLAALSQSKQRVRDVIQTVLPHLLSREFTANDEKESYTTKESTICNKATAEAHRDRWFKHFEVMDKALSEEEGHLESWLNGVKAMQFHCESGLFGSSQLMHPLGNDSSLKCRYEGADNYEKDLAIGAAAASIYSTCNFLMSREN
- the LOC140983513 gene encoding WRKY transcription factor 55-like, which codes for MDDSLKSMVLRGCNLATILEQNLPILVNQPDILVKSCEEIVSVFSNVKERVLYVGQIGVQELHGFEIGGGSREHAMASLDSQPAIPEGGSAYVKRLDDLPESSEMKGMFLHDERQRRQLGLELMFGEMRGGVGGDITGGSSGGIGGETTLDFSAATSSQRQGSRKNEPDRVVKRIAAPQGNTDTPPEDGFTWKKYGQKEILGRVYQRSYYICTHHKLHNCPAKKQVQRLDHEPFIFEVTYRNNHTCRVSSAATPVLIPPSTIAPPPPFPTSLVSTNISHHLGGHVPATSSGMEAGSRGGSGQFNDFQAVADMADAMFNSGSSSSNSMDLIFSSMDEYHKWDSTEEKKD